The Macaca nemestrina isolate mMacNem1 chromosome 12, mMacNem.hap1, whole genome shotgun sequence genome contains a region encoding:
- the LOC105476152 gene encoding junctional adhesion molecule C isoform X1 codes for MAHRTSKLVSEDAVLSLAEVCPHTQDRRKCATYIPRKTAGELGTGTAVWRWRERGGASLLSHLSGGGGGDTPASARDTQPGGGAASPRVCLAARAALWRPLAGARARCPSSRSSAGNGYSPADRAAVSTSARAAENSSRPLFSQPSSPSSREGRHGCVEDDGASCTSCQRLFLGCLIGAVNLKSSNRTPVVQEFESVELSCIITDSQTSDPRIEWKKIQDDQTTYVFFDNKIQGDLAGRAEILGKTSLKIWNVTRRDSALYRCEVVARNDRKEIDEIVIELTVQVKPVTPVCRVPKAVPVGKMATLYCQESEGHPRPHYSWYRNDVPLPTDSRANPRFRNSSFHLNSETGTLVFTAVHKDDSGQYYCIASNDAGSARCEEQEMEVYDLNIGGITGGVLVVLAVLALITLGICCAYRRGYFINNKQDGESYKNPGKPDGVNYIRTDEEGDFRHKSSFVI; via the exons ATGGCACATAGAACCTCTAAGCTCGTCAGCGAAGACGCTGTGCTGAGCCTGGCAGAAGTCTGCCCGCACACTCAGGATCGCCGTAAATGTGCAACGTATATTCCGAGGAAAACCGCTGGCGAGCTGGGGACGGGCACGGCGGTCTGGCGGTGGCGGGAGCGAGGAGGCGCCTCTCTCCTCAGTCACCTcagcggcggcggtggcggcgacACCCCAGCCTCGGCGCGCGATACCCAGCCCGGTGGCGGTGCCGCGTCTCCACGAGTCTGTCTTGCTGCCCGCGCTGCCCTGTGGCGCCCCCTCGCGGGGGCCCGGGCCCGTTGCCCCTCCAGCCGCTCCTCTGCGGGCAACGGTTACAGCCCGGCCGATCGCGCCGCCGTCTCCACCTCTGCGCGCGCAGCGGAAAACAGCTCCCGCCCCCTCTTCTCTCAACCTAGTTCCCCATCTTCCCGGGAAGGAAGACACGGCTGTGTTGAAGATGACGGTGCCAGCTGCACATCATGTCAGAGGCTTTTTTTAG GCTGCCTGATAGGGGCTGTAAATCTCAAATCCAGCAATCGAACCCCAGTGGTACAGGAATTTGAAA GTGTGGAACTGTCTTGCATCATTACAGATTCGCAGACAAGTGACCCCAGGATCGAATGGAAGAAAATTCAAGATGACCAAACCACATACGTGTTTTTTGACAACAAAATTCAGG GAGACTTGGCAGGTCGTGCAGAAATACTGGGGAAGACGTCCCTGAAGATCTGGAATGTGACACGGAGAGACTCGGCTCTCTATCGCTGTGAGGTGGTTGCTCGAAATGACCGCAAGGAAATTGATGAGATTGTGATCGAGTTAACTGTGCAAG TGAAGCCAGTGACCCCTGTCTGTAGAGTGCCGAAGGCTGTACCAGTAGGCAAGATGGCAACGCTGTACTGCCAGGAGAGTGAGGGCCACCCCCGGCCTCACTACAGCTGGTATCGCAATGATGTGCCACTGCCCACAGATTCCAGAGCCAATCCCAGATTTCGCAATTCTTCTTTCCACTTAAACTCTGAAACAGGCACTCTG GTGTTCACTGCTGTTCACAAGGACGACTCTGGGCAGTACTACTGCATTGCTTCCAATGACGCAGGCTCAGCCAGGTGTGAGGAGCAGGAGATGGAAGTCT ATGACCTGAACATTGGCGGAATTACTGGGGGGGTTCTGGTTGTCCTTGCTGTACTGGCCCTGATCACGTTGGGCATCTGCTGTGCATACAGACGTGGCTACTTCATCAACAATAAACAGGATGGAGAAAG TTACAAGAACCCAGGGAAACCAGATGGAGTCAACTACATCCGCACTGACGAGGAG GGCGACTTCAGACACAAGTCATCGTTTGTGATCTGA
- the LOC105476152 gene encoding junctional adhesion molecule C isoform X2 encodes MAHRTSKLVSEDAVLSLAEVCPHTQDRRKCATYIPRKTAGELGTGTAVWRWRERGGASLLSHLSGGGGGDTPASARDTQPGGGAASPRVCLAARAALWRPLAGARARCPSSRSSAGNGYSPADRAAVSTSARAAENSSRPLFSQPSSPSSREGRHGCVEDDGASCTSCCLIGAVNLKSSNRTPVVQEFESVELSCIITDSQTSDPRIEWKKIQDDQTTYVFFDNKIQGDLAGRAEILGKTSLKIWNVTRRDSALYRCEVVARNDRKEIDEIVIELTVQVKPVTPVCRVPKAVPVGKMATLYCQESEGHPRPHYSWYRNDVPLPTDSRANPRFRNSSFHLNSETGTLVFTAVHKDDSGQYYCIASNDAGSARCEEQEMEVYDLNIGGITGGVLVVLAVLALITLGICCAYRRGYFINNKQDGESYKNPGKPDGVNYIRTDEEGDFRHKSSFVI; translated from the exons ATGGCACATAGAACCTCTAAGCTCGTCAGCGAAGACGCTGTGCTGAGCCTGGCAGAAGTCTGCCCGCACACTCAGGATCGCCGTAAATGTGCAACGTATATTCCGAGGAAAACCGCTGGCGAGCTGGGGACGGGCACGGCGGTCTGGCGGTGGCGGGAGCGAGGAGGCGCCTCTCTCCTCAGTCACCTcagcggcggcggtggcggcgacACCCCAGCCTCGGCGCGCGATACCCAGCCCGGTGGCGGTGCCGCGTCTCCACGAGTCTGTCTTGCTGCCCGCGCTGCCCTGTGGCGCCCCCTCGCGGGGGCCCGGGCCCGTTGCCCCTCCAGCCGCTCCTCTGCGGGCAACGGTTACAGCCCGGCCGATCGCGCCGCCGTCTCCACCTCTGCGCGCGCAGCGGAAAACAGCTCCCGCCCCCTCTTCTCTCAACCTAGTTCCCCATCTTCCCGGGAAGGAAGACACGGCTGTGTTGAAGATGACGGTGCCAGCTGCACATCAT GCTGCCTGATAGGGGCTGTAAATCTCAAATCCAGCAATCGAACCCCAGTGGTACAGGAATTTGAAA GTGTGGAACTGTCTTGCATCATTACAGATTCGCAGACAAGTGACCCCAGGATCGAATGGAAGAAAATTCAAGATGACCAAACCACATACGTGTTTTTTGACAACAAAATTCAGG GAGACTTGGCAGGTCGTGCAGAAATACTGGGGAAGACGTCCCTGAAGATCTGGAATGTGACACGGAGAGACTCGGCTCTCTATCGCTGTGAGGTGGTTGCTCGAAATGACCGCAAGGAAATTGATGAGATTGTGATCGAGTTAACTGTGCAAG TGAAGCCAGTGACCCCTGTCTGTAGAGTGCCGAAGGCTGTACCAGTAGGCAAGATGGCAACGCTGTACTGCCAGGAGAGTGAGGGCCACCCCCGGCCTCACTACAGCTGGTATCGCAATGATGTGCCACTGCCCACAGATTCCAGAGCCAATCCCAGATTTCGCAATTCTTCTTTCCACTTAAACTCTGAAACAGGCACTCTG GTGTTCACTGCTGTTCACAAGGACGACTCTGGGCAGTACTACTGCATTGCTTCCAATGACGCAGGCTCAGCCAGGTGTGAGGAGCAGGAGATGGAAGTCT ATGACCTGAACATTGGCGGAATTACTGGGGGGGTTCTGGTTGTCCTTGCTGTACTGGCCCTGATCACGTTGGGCATCTGCTGTGCATACAGACGTGGCTACTTCATCAACAATAAACAGGATGGAGAAAG TTACAAGAACCCAGGGAAACCAGATGGAGTCAACTACATCCGCACTGACGAGGAG GGCGACTTCAGACACAAGTCATCGTTTGTGATCTGA